GCACGAATTTCGGCACCTTGGCGGGCGGTTCGTCCAGACCGAAGAAGGCGACAAACTTTCCCGTGCTCTTCACGCCGGCCCGGTCCAGCAGGTCTTTCAGCCGCGGTCCGGTCCAGCGCGCGTTGCCCACCGCGCCACGCTGCCACTGCACGCCGGGAACGTGCGGCTCGTAAAACGCGCGCCCATTGCCGGCGCACTCCAGGGTGTTGGTCACGGTGGCGGTTTGCATCTTCTTCAAGTCCGACAGCGCCAGCTCCAGCGGATGCTCCACCTCGCCGCCGACCTTGAGGCGGTAGGTTTCGGCGTCAAACTCGGTCGGCTCCGACATGTGATTGCGCACAAAGAACAGGTTGACGGGCGTGATGTAGGAGTCGAGCAACTTGACCGGCGTTTCCAGATCGTAGAAACGGAGCGAGCGAATGATGAGTTTTTCTTTTCCAGGAACGAGGGACTGGGCGGCCGCAAAATCCGGCCACCCGATACGGCCGGCGAGCGCCAGTCCGGCGCCGGTCAGCAAAGTTTTTTCCAGGAAATCGCGGCGAGAGATGCCGGGTCGAGATGCCATGGCGCCACCCCCACCAGAGAGGCGGCAGGACTATACGCAACTGGTCCCGGGAAAAGCAAGGGGCTAAGGTTCTTCACGGGAAACTCCCACATCTGCCAATAACGGGCAGATGTGGGGCACCCTCTCCTTAGCTGGCCGCAGTCGTGCCGGCGCTGCGACGGCTCTTGATTTCCGCCAGCAATTTCTCGATGGCGTCTTCCTTTTCCATGGCGGCGAAGCGGTCGTCGACATTGTCGGAAGCAATCTCGGACTTCGCCTGGCTGACGGCCTCGTCGTGGGCAACGCGACGCTTCATGCGGTCGAAGCCGGCGGCGTTGGAGCTGTCCGCGATGGAAGCGCGCGCATCGCTTGCCTTGCCCAGGGCGCGAGCACGACGATGCTGCGCGATCAGCATGTCGCTCTTGTTCTGCGCTTCGGCGAGCTTCTGCTCCAGCTTGCTGAGCGCGGTCTTCAGGTTCTCGACCTGTACTTTCTGGTCGGCCACCTGCTGGGAGAAGTTTTCCGCCAGTTCCTTGTAGCTGATGGAGCGCTCCAGCGCGACGCGCGCCAGGTCGTCCTGTTTCTTGTCTACGGCCATCTCCGCCCGGCGCACCCAGTCGGACGCGGAGGTGGTGTTTTCCTTTTGCTTTTTCTCGAGCAGGTGCTGGTCAGCGATGGAAATCGCGACCTGAGTCTTGACCTGCAGGAGCTGGTTCTGCATGTCGAGGA
The DNA window shown above is from Terriglobales bacterium and carries:
- a CDS encoding PspA/IM30 family protein, which produces MALLERVATLVRANLNDLVDKAEDPEKMIKQIILDMQNQLLQVKTQVAISIADQHLLEKKQKENTTSASDWVRRAEMAVDKKQDDLARVALERSISYKELAENFSQQVADQKVQVENLKTALSKLEQKLAEAQNKSDMLIAQHRRARALGKASDARASIADSSNAAGFDRMKRRVAHDEAVSQAKSEIASDNVDDRFAAMEKEDAIEKLLAEIKSRRSAGTTAAS